CGGCGGGATCGGCGCAGGTCAGGTAGCCGCCCGACATCGCCCTGCCGTGCTTGGCGAGGCTGAAGACCCCCGCCGCCCCGAACGTGCCCGCGGGACGCCCCTCCACCGTCGTCAGCATCGCGTGGGCGGCGTCGTCGATGATCGTCACGCCGTGCCGCGAGCAGGCCGCCGTGAGCGCGGCGATCCGGTCGGGCTGGCCGTACAGGTGGGTGGTGAGGACGCCCGCGACGCCGCTCCAGTCGACGGCCTCGACGTCGAGGTTGCCGTCGCGCCACGAGACCGGCGCCATCACCGGGGTGAGCCCCGCCGCCAGCGCCACGAACAGCACGCTCTCGCAGTTGGTCGGCGCGATCAGCACCCGGTCGCCGGGCCGGAACCAGTGGCGCAGCGCGAGGAAGAGGCCGAGCCTGGCCGACGGGACGTGGACGCAGTCCTGTCCGATCCTGTCGCGCATCATCGGCGCCTGCCGTACGCGCGAAGGAGCCGGTCGGCGGCTCGGTAGAGCACGGGGGTGTCGAGCACGAGCCTGCGCGCGAGCCTGACCGGCTCGTGGCGCGCGCGGTGCACGGCCGCGCCGAGGGTACGGCGGCGCACGACGCCCTCGGCGACGGGTGCGCCGTGGCTGCGCAGCGCCTCCTTGTACTCCGAGCCCGTGCCGATGCCCAGGTCCATGGCGCGCAGCCCGGCGCCGGCGGCCGCCTCGGCCATGCGCAGGTGCTGGATGAGACCGGGGGAGTACTTGGCGAACGCGGGATCGTAGGCGGGGAACCAGCCCACGAGGACCGAGTCGGAGCGCAGGCCGAAGTGTCCGGCGACGGGCCGGCCGCCGACGTACATCATGGACAGCGGGCCCGCGAAGGACGGCGTGTCGATCGCGTGCAGCCGCTCGGCCAGCTCCACCACCCACGGCTTGCCGAACCGGTCGGCCCGGCCCATGCGGCGGTACTGCGCGGACTTCCACTCCCGTAACGCGCGGAAGTCGCCCGGATCGCGCGAGGCGAAGTCGAAGGTGATCTCGCCGGCGTCCCTGCCGAGCTTGCGCTCCTTGTACAGGGTGCTCTTGTAGAACTTGGGCGAGCGCTTGGCCAGCGCCTCCGCGTAGGCGCCGTATCCCGCCGACAGGTCGAGCACCACGCTCTGCTGCGACAGCGTCTCGTACGGCTGGAACCACGGCTGCCGTTCGACCAGGCAGCCGAACTCCCAGACGTGCAACCCCAGCCCCTTCAGCAGCGCCTGGGCGTCGAAGGCGGCGCCGGGCCGATGGATCACCCCCTGGCACAGCGAGACCCACGCGCCGATCGCCGACCCCATTCCGCCCGTGCGGACCTCGAACGGGAAGAAGCCGGCCAGCCCCTCCTCGTCGCTCAGGATCCCGACCCGCGCGGCCGCGCTCACCTCGCCCATGGCCAGGGCGAACTCGGGGCTGAGAAAGGGGTTGGCGAGGTGTGGCTGCGCGGCCTGCATGCCGCGCCAGGCCGTGAGCTCGCTGGTGCCGAGCTCGCCGGGTCGAACAACTGATACGGACTGGTATTTCCTGTCAAGTTGCTGCATGACCCACCCTGCTAGGGAACTACGGCGACCTTTCGTAGATGTGGCACGACGGCGAGGGCCACGACGGCGTTGGCCGCCAGGACCGCGTAGCCGACGCCGGTGATCCCCGCGATCGGGAAGAGCACCGCGATGAGGCCCAGCATGATGACGGCGAGCCCGATCTGCACGACCGCCAGCCGCCGGGCCTGGCTCAGCGCCCTCAGCGTGCTGAGGTGGATCTCGATCAGCATGCCGGGCAGGACCGACAGCGCCATCAGCCGCAGCAGCGGCGAGGTCGCCTCGGCCAACTCCGCGCTGAAGACCGTCAGGATCAGCGGCGCCGCCAGTGTCGCGACCGCCACGATCGGCACGATGATCAGCACCGTGCGGCGCAGCGCGGTGCGCACGCTGCGCGCCAGCTCGGACGCGCGGAAGGCGCCCTCCACGGTGAGCGAGACCGCCATGTTGGCCGCCAGCAGCCCGATCATGCAGCCCAGCGTGTGGGTGACGGAGAAGTAGCCGAAGGTGGTGGCGTCGTTGAGCCAGGCCGCCACCAGCACGGGCACGAGGTAGAGGGTCAGCAGTAACGACAGCGCGCCGGGGAAGTCGCCGGCCAGGAAGCGGCCGATCTCCCGCAGCCGCGGCGGGGCACCCTCGTTCTCCGCCACGTGCCGGGGGATGGCGTGCCGGAAGATGAACCAGTTGATCGGGATCAGCGCCATCGCGGTCGGGATGATCCACGACAGGAAGATGCCGCCGAACAGCCCGCCCTCGGGCAGCGCGAACGCCAGACCGGCCAGCAGCGCCATCTTCACCAGCCCGAAGGCCAGGCTGTTGGCCGGGACCCAGACCGCCTTGCGCAGCCCCGCCAGCGTCACGTCCTGCAGCGTGAAGATCGTCCAGACCAGCACGGAGGCCAGGAAGAACAGGCCGGGGCCGAACCCGCCGAGCTCGGCGTAGGCGGGACCCCACAGCGGCAGCGTCAGCAGGAACCCCAGCGCCGCCACCACGCCCGTCGCTCCCGCCACGGTGTAACCGCGCAGCACGAACTCGGAGGTGCGCCGGCCCGCGACCGGGATGAACCGCGCCATCGCGCCCACGAACGCCAGCCCCGTGAGAGAGGAGAACAGGCGCATCGCGCTGATCATCGTCTGGCCCTCGCCGAACGCGGCGGGGGAGTAGAGCCTGGTGGCCAGGAACCAGTAGCCGAGGCCGAGCACGGCGGTGATCGCCGTGTTGATCATCAGCGCGTAGGCCTGGAGGAACAGCGGGTTGCGCAGGTCTCTGCGCAGGCGATCGGCCAGGGTGGGGGGCGCGCCGGCGGTGGGCATGGTCTCATCGTCGCCCGGACCGCTTGCGGATCCCTTACCGAAGACTGTCACGCCCACCTCCCACCGCTCATCATGTCCGAAGATCGGCGGTAGGTCGCGGATCGTAAGTCAGTCGTTATCCAGCGTGAACCGGCGTCGCGGCGCGGGCTCGGGTGCTCCCCGCGCCGCGGTCTCGCGCTACCGATCCACGATCTCGTTCTTGCCGATCACCACGACGCCGCCCTTGGTGACGGCGAAGCGGGTGCGGTCGTAGTCGAGGTCGAAGCCGATGCGGGCGCCGTCGGGGATGACGACGTTCTTGTCCACGATGGCCTTGCGGACGATGGCGCCCCTGCCGATCTTCACGTTGTCCATCAGCACGGAGTCCTCGACCAGGGAGTGGGAGTGCAGGACCACGCGGGGCGACAGGATCGAGCGCCTGGCGGTGCCGCCCGAGATGATGACACCGGGGGAGACCAGCGAGTCGATCGCGTGGCCCACCCTGTCGCCCTCGTCGTGCACGAACTTGGCCGGCGGCAGCGGGTCGTGCCCCGTGTAGATCGGCCAGCGGTCGTTGTACAGGTTGAAGACCGGGTGCGCGGAGATCAGGTCCATGTGCGCCTCGTAGTAGGCGTCGAGGGTACCGACGTCGCGCCAGTAGCCGCGGTCGCGCTCGGTCGAGCCCGGCACGAGGTTGTTGGCGAAGTCGTAGACCTCGGCCACGCCCGACTTGACCAGCATCGGAATGATGTTCCCGCCGAGATCGTGCTTGCTGGTCGGGTCGAGCGCGTCCTCCCGCACGGCGTCGATCATCGCCTGCGTCCTGAAGACGTAGTTGCCCATCGAGGCGTAGACCTCGTCGGGGGAGTCGGGCAGGCCGACCGCGTCCTTCGGCTTCTCCCTGAACGCCACGATCCTGCGGCCCTCGGGGTCGGTCTCGATCACGCCGAACTGGTCGGCGAGCGACAGCGGCTGCCTGATCGCGGCCACCGTCACCTCCGCGCCCGAGTCGACGTGCTGGTTCACCATCTGCCGGGGATCCATCCGGTAGATGTGGTCGGCGCCGAAGACGATGACGTGCTCCGGCATCTCGTCGTAGATGAGGTTGAGGTTCTGGAAGAGCGCGTCGGCCGAGCCGGAGAACCACCGGGGGCCCAGGCGCTGCTGCGCGGGCACGGGGGTCACGTAGTTGCCCAGCATCGCCGACAGCCGCCAGGTGCGCGACACGTGCCGGTCGAGACTGTGGTTCTTGTACTGCGTCAGCACCACGATCTTCAGGTAGTGTCCGTTGGCGAGATTCGACAGCACGAAGTCGATCAGCCGGTACATCCCGCCGAACGGCACGGCCGGTTTGGCGCGGTCCGCCGTGAGCGGCATCAGTCTCTTTCCTTCTCCACCGGCGAGCACGACTGCGAGGACCCTGGGCGACGTCATGGCGTGACGCTACCCCGAAACGGGCTGTCAACGCAGGGGTGCGTTAGGGTCGCGGTGTGCGCGTCGATCTGCTGAGTCGTGAATATCCGCCCGAGGTGTACGGCGGCGCCGGAGTGCACGTGGAATACCTCGCCAGAGAGCTGAGACGCCTGGCCGACGTGCGGGTGCGCTGCTTCGGCGCGGCCAGGGACGAGCCGGGCGTGTCCGCCTACCGGGTGCCGGGCGGCCTCGAGACCGCCAACGCCGCGCTGCAGGTGCTCGGCATCGACCTGGAGATGGCCGCCGCCTGTGAGGGCGCCGACCTGGTCCACAGCCACACGTGGTACGCCAACTTCGCCGGGCACGTCGCCAAGATGCTGTACGGCACGCCGCACGTCGTCACCACCCACAGCCTCGAGCCGCTGCGCCCGTGGAAGGCCGAGCAGCTGGGCGGCGGCTACACGCTGTCGTCCTGGGCCGAGCGCACCGCCCTGGCCGCGGCCGACGCGATCGTCGCGGTGTCGGAGGGCATGCGACGCGACGTGCTCGCCGCCTACCCCGAGATCGCGCCCGACCGGGTCAGCGTCATCCACAACGGCATCGACACCGTCGAGTACGCCCCCGACCACGGGCTCGAGGTGCTGAAGAAGCACGGCATCGACCCGGGCCGGCCGTACGTCGTCTTCGTCGGGCGGATCACCAGGCAGAAGGGCCTCGTGCACCTGCTCAGGGCGGTCCGCTCCATCGATCAGGGGGCGCAGCTCGTGCTGTGCGCCGGCGCGCCCGACACGCCCGAGATCGCGGTCGAGGTGCGCGGGCTGGTCGAGGGGCTGGAGCGCGACGGGGTGTTCTGGATCTCCGAGATGCTGCCCAAGCCCGAGGTCATCCAGCTGCTCACGCACGCGACGGTGTTCGTCTGCCCCTCGGTGTACGAGCCGATGGGAATCGTCAACCTGGAGGCGATGGCCTGCGAGACCGCCGTCGTCGCCACCGCGACGGGCGGCATCCCCGAGGTGGTGGCCGACGGCGAGACGGGCCTGCTGGTGCCCATCGAGCAGGGGCGCGACGGCACGCCGCACCAGCCTGAGAGGTTCGAGGCCGACCTCGCCGAGCGGGTCAACGCGCTGCTCGGCGACCCCGCCAGAGCCAGGGCGCTGGGCCAGGCCGGCAGGGCGCGCGCCGTCGAGCACTTCTCGTGGGAGCGCATCGCCACGCGCACCATGGAGCTCTACGCCACGCTCGGCGGCTGACTGGACATCACGATCATCCGGGTATGTGATCGTAGCGGCAGACCGTCTCCCCACCCCCAGGAGTAGCCGTGACCGAGATCATGCGAATGCCCCTGGACGGCGGCGGCGCCCTCTACGTCGAGGTGCCCGACCGCAGCGCGGGAACGCGCAAGGTCTCCCGCACCGGCGAGGTGATCGAGGCCTCCGTCGAGTCGCTGCAGGTGGCCCTGCGTCCCGTCAGAGAGGCGGCCACGGCGGCGCTCGACGCCTTCCGCGAGTCGTCGCCCGACGAGGTCGAGCTCGAGTTCTCGGTCAAGCTCAACGCCGAGGCCGGCGCGGTGATCGCGAAGACCTGTGTCGAGGGGCACATCCAGGTGCGGCTGTCCTGGCGGAGCGGCGCGTAGCCGGCCCGCGTTACGCTTCACACGCCGAGCCGACGACCGGAGGGGAAGCCCGTGCTGCTGGCCGAAGGCGTGCACGCCGTCATCACCGACAGGAGCGGGGGAGGCAGCGCTCCGCCGTACGACAGCAGGAACCTGGGCGGCGCGGTGGGCGACGCCCCCGGCAGCGTGGCGGCCAACCGCCGCGACACCGCGGTGGAGCTGGGGCTCGACCCCGGCAAGGTGGTCTTCATGCGCCAGGTCCACAGCGCGGACGTCGCCCGCGTGACCGAGCCGTTCGGCGACGACCCGCCCGAGCTCGACGCGATCTTCACCGACCGGCCGGGGCTCGGGCTGGCGGTGCTGGTGGCCGACTGCGTGCCCGTGGTCGTCGCCGATCCGGTCGCCGGGCTGGTCGGCGTGGCGCACTCGGGGCGCGAGGGCACGTTCAAGGGCGTGGTGCCCGCCCTGGTGGCGGCGATGGCGGAGGAGGGCGCGCGGACGGAGCGGATGGTGGCGCTGGTGGGCCCGTCGGCCTGCGGCGCCTGCTACGAGGTCTCGGCCGAGCTGCGCGACGCGGCGCCGTCCGAGATGCGCTCGACGACGCGCCAGGGCACCCCGGCGCTCGACGTCCGCGCGGGCGTGTCCGCGCAGCTGGCGGCGGCGGGCCTGCGGCGGGTACGGCACGACGCCCGCTGCACGATCGAGTCGCCCGAGCTGTTCTCCTACCGCCGCGAGCGGGTCACGGGACGTTTCGCCGCCTACGCCTGGCTGGCCGGCTGACCCGCCTCACCGGAACCGGCTGCAGTGGCGCACCACATGAGAGTGCGGTGGGTCGCGGTCGAACACGTGAGTGATAACCAAGCTCGCAGGTTTGATCGTTACTCACCGCCGGGAGGGCGGAGTCTGCGTCACCCAAAACGGGATCGCAGGCTGGGGCGTGGAAACCCGCACTGTGGGGCCGGAAGGTGAACCGCCAAGCAACAGCGTCGCGACCGTGCGCGTAGCCGCACGGTTGGGACGGCTGGAATCCCCCGTATTCGTCCGTGGGGAGCGCTTCAAGTAGTGCAGGATCACGTTGTGCACCGCTATGACCTGCTCGCCGGGGAGCAACCCGCTCTGGATCTGCTGAAGTTGCTCTTGACGGTCGAAAGCGATGTCCATATTTGAGAAATGGGGCTTGCCGACCACTTTGTTGCAGATCACGCTGGAACGAAGGGGGGTGTGAAACAGCACACCAGGAGGCGCAGCATGACTGACGTCACGCGGTCCCGACCACTCGGAGTCAGCCGCCCCGAGCTCGTCGTCACCGATCTGCCGCAGCCCGAGGAGGTCTTCGGCGTCCAGCGCATCGGCCCGAAGGAACTGTTCAAGTACGCCGTCGGCCCCAGCCTCATCGCGCTCGGCATCTCGGTCGGCAGCGGTGAGTGGCTGCTGGGCCCCCAGGCCGTCGGGCAGTACGGCTTCGTGGGCGTCGGCTGGATCATCACGATCTCCGCGCTGCTGCAGACCTTCTACAACGTCGAGTGCTCGCGCTACGTCGTGGCCACGGGCGAGGTGCCGGTCGTGGGCTGGGGCAGGGTGCCGCCCGGCTTCAAGTTCTGGGTGCCGATCTCGGTCTTCGTGGTGATCTTCGCCTTCATCGCGGGCGGGTGGGCCGCCTCGGCCGGGCAGGGCGTCTACGCGCTCGTCCACGGCACGCCGCCTCCCCGGGGAGCCGAGGAGCCCAGGCTGTGGGCCATCGCCCTGCTCGTGCTCGTCTTCGTCATCACCGCGCTCGCGCGCCGCATCAGCAGGGTGCTGGAGCTGGCCAACTGGGTGATGGTCGGGGCCATCCTGGTCACACTGCTGGTCATCGACCTGTTCGTGGTGCCCTTCGAGCAGTGGTGGGAGGCCATCAGGGGCTTCGTCACCCCCGCCGCCCCACCGGCAGGGATCACCGCCACGCAGCTGGGCGGCCTGGCCGGATTCACCGCGCTGGCCTCGGGCCTGAACTGGTACGTCATGGGCCACTACCGCGACAAGGGCTACGGCATGGGCTACCGCACCGGCTTCATCTCCGGCATGCGCGGCACTCGCCACGAGCTGCTGGCCAGTGGCGTCACCTTCCCCGACGACGCGAAGAACGCCGCCCTCTGGAAGCGGTGGTACCGCCTGCTGCTCGTCGACATGTGGGGCGTCTTCTTCGTCGGCGCCCTGCTCGGCATGCTGCTGCCGACCATGCTGATGGCCCGCGCCGTCGAGATGTCGGGGCAGCGGCCGACCATCGCCAACGTGCCCACCTTCGTCGCGAGCGTGCTCAACACGGAGTACGGCCGGCCGATGTTCATCCTGGTGCTGATCATCGGCGTGCTGATCCTCTTCTCCACGCAGCTCGGCATCTTCGAGGCGATGGTCCGCGTCACCACCGACGCCGCCCACGCCACCAGCCCCCGCCTGCGCGCGCTCGTGGAGGGCGACCCGCGGCGCTTCTACTACCCGTTCATGCTCGGACTGCTGGTGATCATCGGCATCGTGCTGCACCTGGCGGTCCCCGTCGAGCTGGTGCAGTGGTCGGCGAACATGTCCAACCTCGGCGCGCTGATCTACCCGTTCCTGCTCATGTACCTCAACAGCAGGCTCCCGAAGGCCGCCAGG
This window of the Nonomuraea africana genome carries:
- a CDS encoding GNAT family N-acetyltransferase, which produces MQQLDRKYQSVSVVRPGELGTSELTAWRGMQAAQPHLANPFLSPEFALAMGEVSAAARVGILSDEEGLAGFFPFEVRTGGMGSAIGAWVSLCQGVIHRPGAAFDAQALLKGLGLHVWEFGCLVERQPWFQPYETLSQQSVVLDLSAGYGAYAEALAKRSPKFYKSTLYKERKLGRDAGEITFDFASRDPGDFRALREWKSAQYRRMGRADRFGKPWVVELAERLHAIDTPSFAGPLSMMYVGGRPVAGHFGLRSDSVLVGWFPAYDPAFAKYSPGLIQHLRMAEAAAGAGLRAMDLGIGTGSEYKEALRSHGAPVAEGVVRRRTLGAAVHRARHEPVRLARRLVLDTPVLYRAADRLLRAYGRRR
- a CDS encoding lipopolysaccharide biosynthesis protein; the protein is MPTAGAPPTLADRLRRDLRNPLFLQAYALMINTAITAVLGLGYWFLATRLYSPAAFGEGQTMISAMRLFSSLTGLAFVGAMARFIPVAGRRTSEFVLRGYTVAGATGVVAALGFLLTLPLWGPAYAELGGFGPGLFFLASVLVWTIFTLQDVTLAGLRKAVWVPANSLAFGLVKMALLAGLAFALPEGGLFGGIFLSWIIPTAMALIPINWFIFRHAIPRHVAENEGAPPRLREIGRFLAGDFPGALSLLLTLYLVPVLVAAWLNDATTFGYFSVTHTLGCMIGLLAANMAVSLTVEGAFRASELARSVRTALRRTVLIIVPIVAVATLAAPLILTVFSAELAEATSPLLRLMALSVLPGMLIEIHLSTLRALSQARRLAVVQIGLAVIMLGLIAVLFPIAGITGVGYAVLAANAVVALAVVPHLRKVAVVP
- the glgC gene encoding glucose-1-phosphate adenylyltransferase; amino-acid sequence: MTSPRVLAVVLAGGEGKRLMPLTADRAKPAVPFGGMYRLIDFVLSNLANGHYLKIVVLTQYKNHSLDRHVSRTWRLSAMLGNYVTPVPAQQRLGPRWFSGSADALFQNLNLIYDEMPEHVIVFGADHIYRMDPRQMVNQHVDSGAEVTVAAIRQPLSLADQFGVIETDPEGRRIVAFREKPKDAVGLPDSPDEVYASMGNYVFRTQAMIDAVREDALDPTSKHDLGGNIIPMLVKSGVAEVYDFANNLVPGSTERDRGYWRDVGTLDAYYEAHMDLISAHPVFNLYNDRWPIYTGHDPLPPAKFVHDEGDRVGHAIDSLVSPGVIISGGTARRSILSPRVVLHSHSLVEDSVLMDNVKIGRGAIVRKAIVDKNVVIPDGARIGFDLDYDRTRFAVTKGGVVVIGKNEIVDR
- the glgA gene encoding glycogen synthase, with the translated sequence MRVDLLSREYPPEVYGGAGVHVEYLARELRRLADVRVRCFGAARDEPGVSAYRVPGGLETANAALQVLGIDLEMAAACEGADLVHSHTWYANFAGHVAKMLYGTPHVVTTHSLEPLRPWKAEQLGGGYTLSSWAERTALAAADAIVAVSEGMRRDVLAAYPEIAPDRVSVIHNGIDTVEYAPDHGLEVLKKHGIDPGRPYVVFVGRITRQKGLVHLLRAVRSIDQGAQLVLCAGAPDTPEIAVEVRGLVEGLERDGVFWISEMLPKPEVIQLLTHATVFVCPSVYEPMGIVNLEAMACETAVVATATGGIPEVVADGETGLLVPIEQGRDGTPHQPERFEADLAERVNALLGDPARARALGQAGRARAVEHFSWERIATRTMELYATLGG
- a CDS encoding CU044_2847 family protein, coding for MTEIMRMPLDGGGALYVEVPDRSAGTRKVSRTGEVIEASVESLQVALRPVREAATAALDAFRESSPDEVELEFSVKLNAEAGAVIAKTCVEGHIQVRLSWRSGA
- the pgeF gene encoding peptidoglycan editing factor PgeF, whose translation is MLLAEGVHAVITDRSGGGSAPPYDSRNLGGAVGDAPGSVAANRRDTAVELGLDPGKVVFMRQVHSADVARVTEPFGDDPPELDAIFTDRPGLGLAVLVADCVPVVVADPVAGLVGVAHSGREGTFKGVVPALVAAMAEEGARTERMVALVGPSACGACYEVSAELRDAAPSEMRSTTRQGTPALDVRAGVSAQLAAAGLRRVRHDARCTIESPELFSYRRERVTGRFAAYAWLAG
- a CDS encoding Nramp family divalent metal transporter; protein product: MTDVTRSRPLGVSRPELVVTDLPQPEEVFGVQRIGPKELFKYAVGPSLIALGISVGSGEWLLGPQAVGQYGFVGVGWIITISALLQTFYNVECSRYVVATGEVPVVGWGRVPPGFKFWVPISVFVVIFAFIAGGWAASAGQGVYALVHGTPPPRGAEEPRLWAIALLVLVFVITALARRISRVLELANWVMVGAILVTLLVIDLFVVPFEQWWEAIRGFVTPAAPPAGITATQLGGLAGFTALASGLNWYVMGHYRDKGYGMGYRTGFISGMRGTRHELLASGVTFPDDAKNAALWKRWYRLLLVDMWGVFFVGALLGMLLPTMLMARAVEMSGQRPTIANVPTFVASVLNTEYGRPMFILVLIIGVLILFSTQLGIFEAMVRVTTDAAHATSPRLRALVEGDPRRFYYPFMLGLLVIIGIVLHLAVPVELVQWSANMSNLGALIYPFLLMYLNSRLPKAARPRWWHYVILVLNFLFFGFFFVNFIADFVGEPLVTF